In Halarcobacter bivalviorum, a genomic segment contains:
- a CDS encoding FtsK/SpoIIIE family DNA translocase: MGQIGSLFANFSHSNFGFLSYAYLFLFLYPLYIVNFKDNFDWSDFSIKTISILLLLLTLLTFQSLIVDGTLSGAIGNFIVDSMMPFIGNAGLWIFVLIGFVISFLILFEDMNFNIDIKKITPSFKKVDTSAKPKRITSRPKEKREKKQVSAPIEERVSIKEEDNIPQIIIEDSEEEIANIRVDDLNIISLDQAEEFTNKQILNMEDEISDISIVEESASHGIIVDELEENKKLLEDIELGKTEKPKDFELPPTKFFQSPPKDKKSKISEAVIDKKIEDLLEKLLMFKIEGDVVRTYTGPVVTTFEFKPAPNVKVSKILNLQDDLAMALKAQTIRIQAPIPGKDVVGIEVPNEDMQTIYIRELLESEIFQNSKSSLTMVLGKDIVGKPFITDLKKLPHLLIAGTTGSGKSVGINAMILSLLYKNSPDNLRLVMIDPKMLEFSMYNDIPHLLTPVITKPTDAINALSNMVAEMERRYTLMSQTKTKNIENYNEKATKEGFDKIPYIVVVIDELADLMMTSGKDVEHSIARLAQMARASGIHLIVATQRPSVDVVTGLIKANLPSRLSYKVGQKVDSKIILDSLGAESLLGRGDMLFTPPGTSNIVRIHAPWSKEDEIEAVVDFLKYQREVQYDMNFVKDRSSSDIAGATGVELGELDELYEDAKDVVLTDRKTSISYIQRKLRIGYNRAATIVEQLEQTGVLSEANAKGNREILI, encoded by the coding sequence GTGGGGCAAATAGGTTCACTATTTGCAAATTTCTCACACTCAAATTTTGGATTTTTATCTTATGCATATCTATTTCTTTTTTTATATCCATTATATATTGTAAATTTTAAAGATAATTTTGATTGGAGTGATTTTTCAATTAAAACTATCTCTATTTTATTATTATTACTTACATTATTAACCTTTCAGTCTTTAATTGTAGATGGTACTTTGAGTGGAGCAATAGGAAACTTTATAGTTGATTCAATGATGCCATTTATCGGGAATGCAGGACTTTGGATATTTGTACTTATTGGTTTTGTAATCTCTTTTTTAATACTATTTGAAGATATGAATTTTAATATTGATATAAAAAAAATAACTCCAAGTTTTAAAAAAGTTGATACATCAGCTAAGCCAAAAAGAATTACAAGTAGACCAAAAGAGAAAAGAGAGAAGAAGCAAGTTTCTGCACCTATAGAAGAAAGAGTATCTATAAAAGAAGAAGATAATATTCCTCAAATAATAATTGAAGATAGTGAAGAAGAGATTGCAAATATTAGAGTTGATGATTTAAATATTATCTCTTTAGATCAAGCAGAAGAGTTTACTAATAAACAAATATTAAATATGGAAGATGAGATTTCTGATATTTCTATAGTTGAAGAATCAGCTTCCCATGGAATTATAGTAGATGAACTTGAAGAAAATAAGAAGTTATTAGAAGATATAGAATTAGGGAAAACAGAAAAACCAAAGGATTTTGAACTTCCTCCAACAAAGTTTTTCCAAAGTCCTCCAAAAGATAAAAAATCAAAAATTTCTGAAGCAGTTATAGATAAGAAAATAGAGGATTTATTAGAAAAACTATTAATGTTTAAAATTGAAGGAGATGTTGTAAGAACTTATACAGGCCCTGTAGTTACAACTTTTGAATTTAAACCAGCACCAAATGTTAAAGTTTCTAAAATTTTAAATCTTCAAGATGATTTAGCGATGGCTTTAAAAGCTCAAACAATAAGAATCCAAGCTCCAATTCCAGGTAAAGATGTTGTTGGTATTGAAGTTCCTAATGAAGATATGCAAACTATTTATATAAGAGAACTTTTAGAGAGTGAAATTTTTCAAAACTCTAAATCATCATTAACTATGGTTTTAGGAAAAGATATTGTAGGAAAACCTTTTATTACTGATCTTAAAAAATTACCACATTTACTTATTGCTGGAACTACTGGTTCAGGTAAATCTGTTGGGATTAATGCAATGATTTTATCATTATTGTATAAGAACTCTCCAGATAACCTTAGACTTGTAATGATTGATCCAAAAATGCTTGAGTTTTCTATGTATAATGATATTCCTCATCTTTTAACACCTGTTATTACAAAACCAACAGATGCAATAAATGCTCTATCTAATATGGTTGCTGAGATGGAAAGACGATATACTTTAATGTCTCAAACAAAAACTAAAAATATTGAAAACTATAATGAAAAAGCTACAAAAGAAGGTTTTGATAAGATACCTTATATTGTTGTAGTTATTGATGAGTTAGCAGATTTAATGATGACAAGTGGAAAAGATGTTGAACACTCAATAGCAAGACTTGCTCAAATGGCAAGAGCAAGTGGAATTCACTTAATTGTTGCAACACAAAGACCTTCTGTAGACGTTGTTACAGGACTTATTAAAGCAAATCTTCCGAGTAGATTATCATATAAGGTTGGTCAAAAAGTAGATTCTAAAATTATTTTAGATTCATTAGGTGCAGAATCATTATTAGGTCGAGGAGATATGTTATTTACACCTCCAGGTACTTCAAATATAGTAAGAATTCATGCTCCTTGGTCAAAAGAAGATGAAATTGAAGCAGTTGTTGATTTCTTAAAGTACCAAAGAGAAGTTCAATATGATATGAATTTTGTAAAAGATAGAAGTTCTTCTGATATAGCTGGTGCAACTGGAGTTGAATTAGGTGAATTAGAT
- the lpxD gene encoding UDP-3-O-(3-hydroxymyristoyl)glucosamine N-acyltransferase: MILSEILEKVDIKIDSKIEVSGLNTLLDANKNEISFLENKKYINDLEKTNAGAVLVKEDFKNMVPKDTIAIVCEEPYLTLAMLSKFFAPKIIETQGKDCIVGENSTIMPNVYLGKNSKIGKNSTIMSGSFIGDNVTIGDNTIIYPNVSVYRDCTIGDDCIIHSGTVIGSDGFGFAHTKTGKYIKIYQNGNVTIGNDVEIGANSSIDRAAFNSTIIGNGVRLDNLVHIAHNCILKDGCILTGQVGLSGSTILNEYVIMGGQSATAGHLEIAPFTTIAARGGVTKSITEPKKQWAGFPLFEHRQWLKLQGRIAKLLK; encoded by the coding sequence TTGATTTTATCTGAAATACTAGAAAAAGTTGATATCAAGATTGATTCTAAAATAGAAGTTTCTGGTCTAAATACACTTTTAGATGCAAATAAAAATGAAATCTCTTTTTTAGAAAATAAAAAATATATTAATGATTTAGAGAAAACTAATGCAGGTGCTGTTTTAGTAAAAGAAGATTTTAAAAATATGGTTCCAAAAGATACGATTGCAATTGTATGTGAAGAGCCATATTTAACACTTGCAATGTTAAGTAAGTTTTTTGCACCAAAAATTATTGAAACACAAGGTAAAGATTGTATTGTTGGAGAAAATAGTACAATAATGCCTAATGTTTATCTTGGAAAAAATTCAAAGATTGGTAAAAACTCTACTATCATGTCTGGTAGTTTTATTGGAGATAATGTAACTATTGGAGATAATACTATAATTTATCCTAATGTTTCAGTTTATAGAGATTGTACTATTGGAGATGATTGTATAATCCATTCTGGAACAGTTATTGGTAGTGATGGCTTTGGTTTTGCACACACTAAAACTGGTAAATATATTAAAATTTATCAAAATGGTAATGTAACTATTGGAAATGATGTTGAAATAGGAGCAAATTCTTCAATTGATAGAGCTGCTTTTAACTCAACAATTATTGGAAATGGTGTGAGACTTGATAATTTAGTTCATATTGCACATAATTGTATTTTAAAAGATGGTTGTATTTTAACAGGACAAGTAGGTTTATCTGGTTCTACAATTTTAAATGAATATGTAATTATGGGTGGACAAAGTGCTACTGCAGGGCATCTAGAAATTGCACCTTTTACAACTATAGCAGCACGTGGGGGAGTAACAAAATCAATTACTGAACCAAAGAAACAGTGGGCAGGATTCCCTTTATTTGAGCATAGACAATGGTTGAAGCTTCAAGGTAGAATTGCAAAATTATTAAAATAA
- the ilvN gene encoding acetolactate synthase small subunit: MNNFNHYYDSETTRQVISVIVINEHNVLSRIVGLFSARGYNIDSLTVAPISGTQYSRMTIVTTGSKRVIDQIVKQLNKLIPVLKVNEHQNVIEKETVLIKIPIDQPLSDIEVIARAYNGHIQNVTTDAIVISATDAPSRIANFTNIMNKYKPLEVVRSGVVAMER, translated from the coding sequence ATGAATAATTTTAACCACTATTATGATTCAGAAACAACAAGACAAGTTATCTCTGTAATTGTAATCAATGAACACAACGTATTATCTAGAATTGTAGGACTATTCTCAGCAAGAGGATATAATATCGATTCTTTGACAGTAGCTCCAATTTCTGGAACTCAATACTCTAGAATGACTATTGTAACTACTGGAAGTAAAAGAGTAATTGATCAAATTGTTAAGCAATTAAATAAATTAATTCCTGTTTTAAAAGTAAATGAACACCAAAATGTTATTGAAAAAGAGACAGTATTAATTAAAATACCAATTGATCAACCACTTAGTGATATAGAAGTAATTGCAAGAGCATATAATGGACATATTCAAAATGTTACTACTGATGCAATTGTTATCTCAGCAACTGATGCACCAAGTAGAATTGCAAATTTTACAAATATTATGAACAAATACAAACCACTAGAAGTTGTAAGAAGTGGTGTTGTAGCAATGGAAAGATAG